In the Sulfitobacter pacificus genome, one interval contains:
- the flgG gene encoding flagellar basal-body rod protein FlgG, giving the protein MKALGIAATGMLAQQTNVDVIANNIANANTTGFKSGRAAFQDLIYQSVNSAGALTSEEGTARPVGTDIGLGVQAAGVIRHNTQGGLVQTENQLDMAIDGNGYFIVNRPDGTQAYTRDGNFQLSAEGQLVTLNGYEVEPAIVVPELTRQVEINQNGVVMAYIENEAEPVELGQVTLATFLNQAGLKPMGDNLLAATSASGEPVEATPGDPGVGVTRQGYLENSNVNIIQQITDLISAQRAYEMNSKAIETADQIMTTTNQIK; this is encoded by the coding sequence ATGAAAGCACTTGGAATTGCCGCAACCGGCATGTTGGCACAGCAAACAAACGTCGATGTCATTGCCAACAACATCGCCAACGCCAATACGACAGGTTTCAAAAGCGGGCGCGCCGCGTTTCAGGATCTGATCTATCAAAGCGTGAACAGTGCCGGGGCGCTGACCTCCGAAGAAGGCACGGCGCGGCCTGTGGGGACGGATATCGGTTTGGGTGTACAGGCCGCAGGTGTGATCCGCCACAACACCCAAGGCGGGCTGGTGCAAACTGAAAATCAGCTTGATATGGCGATTGACGGCAACGGCTATTTCATTGTGAACCGGCCGGATGGCACGCAGGCCTATACCCGCGACGGTAATTTTCAGCTCAGTGCCGAAGGTCAGCTGGTGACCTTGAACGGTTACGAGGTTGAACCGGCAATTGTGGTGCCGGAGCTGACCCGGCAGGTCGAGATCAATCAAAATGGTGTGGTAATGGCCTATATCGAAAATGAGGCGGAGCCGGTTGAACTGGGGCAGGTCACTTTGGCCACCTTCCTTAACCAGGCAGGGCTAAAGCCGATGGGGGACAACCTTTTGGCGGCAACTTCTGCCTCGGGTGAACCGGTCGAGGCCACCCCCGGCGATCCCGGCGTTGGGGTGACACGGCAGGGATATCTTGAAAATTCGAATGTGAACATCATCCAGCAGATTACCGATCTTATTTCTGCCCAACGGGCCTATGAGATGAATTCAAAGGCGATTGAAACCGCTGATCAGATCATGACCACAACCAACCAGATCAAATAG
- a CDS encoding flagellar hook basal-body protein, giving the protein MSNIGYVSLSQATALERSMNMTAHNLANASTAGFKTINPLLESVDNTAAGDDISYVVDKGTYLDLSSGPLLPTGNPLDVAVSGEGWMSFQLDGGETGYSRHGQFVVDVDGQLKTSTGLPLLDAGGGPVTLPDDVGQNVVITTGGTITDPDGAVLGTIGVFKIEQEARMTSLGGGMYQLPGDAAAPQQIETPKVKQGFVEGSNVQAVLEMTRLIDIQRAYENSVKLMTEDDSLTKTSIQRLGRV; this is encoded by the coding sequence ATGAGCAATATCGGCTATGTATCGCTGTCGCAGGCGACTGCGTTAGAGCGCAGCATGAATATGACGGCCCATAACTTGGCCAATGCTTCAACAGCCGGCTTCAAGACGATCAACCCTTTGCTGGAATCCGTCGACAACACTGCAGCTGGTGATGACATCAGCTATGTTGTGGACAAGGGGACCTATCTGGATCTTTCCAGTGGTCCATTGCTGCCAACTGGCAATCCCCTTGATGTCGCAGTATCCGGCGAGGGCTGGATGTCATTTCAGCTTGATGGCGGCGAAACCGGGTACAGCCGCCATGGACAATTTGTGGTCGATGTTGACGGTCAGTTGAAAACTTCCACGGGTTTGCCGCTGCTGGATGCCGGCGGCGGGCCGGTCACCCTGCCGGATGATGTAGGGCAGAATGTTGTCATCACGACAGGCGGCACAATTACCGATCCTGATGGGGCCGTTCTGGGAACCATCGGGGTTTTCAAGATCGAACAAGAGGCGCGCATGACGTCTCTGGGCGGTGGCATGTATCAACTCCCAGGTGATGCTGCCGCCCCACAACAAATCGAAACCCCCAAGGTCAAGCAGGGCTTTGTCGAGGGTAGCAACGTTCAGGCCGTTCTGGAGATGACCCGCCTGATCGACATCCAGCGGGCCTATGAAAACTCGGTCAAACTGATGACCGAAGATGACAGCCTTACAAAAACATCCATTCAGAGATTAGGGCGCGTCTGA